The Rhinolophus ferrumequinum isolate MPI-CBG mRhiFer1 chromosome 2, mRhiFer1_v1.p, whole genome shotgun sequence genome includes the window AGCAGAGGAGGCGCGGCTAGCCCGGGAACGGCGAGGGAGCCCCTAACAAAGCAGCTTTGGGAGGGCCGAGCGGCCTCCGCCTCCTCCGGCAATAGGTCCGCGAAGCTGCCTGTCACCGTGCAGAGGTCGAGGTGGCCAATGACGTACAGAGAAAGAGCTCGAGttggcgcgcgcgcgcgcgcggctCCACATTAGTGGGATTGGTCGGAGGTAAAGGATTTTCCTGCCACCTAAGGCTGAGAGGAAAGGAGAACGAACGGAACGGGGGAGGGGAAGAGCGAAAAAACGTTGTACCTGCGACACGTGGTCTGACTTGGGAGGCGTGTGCCTGACTCTAGGGGGAGACAAGAACTTTTTTACCAGAGGAAAAAACCCTAACGTAATCCCTCCCTGTGGATGCTGGGAGACGTTAGCGCTCGCCAGGCTCCAGGTGGACCACCGTGGCCTTACCCGAATCCTGGGGAGTCCAGGAATCACCGCGTTGACTCAAGTTGCCAGCAAGTGAACTTGAAATAATAGCGTGGAGCTCGGGCCTCACAGTCACCTACTTGGCCGAGTACGTGACTCGGGCAAGGTCCGCACAAACCCCCTGGTCTCCTCTGTAAAATCCGGAAACGACGTTTGCCGTTTACCTTTCGCGAGGTTCGGAGGGACACGGAAAACTGAACGCTGGAGTCGCGAACGAAAGCTCTTCCTCACACGGGACCAGTGCTTCCCCCTCACCTTAGGAGTCTTGGACTACTCCATTCCTGACAGGCCGGGGTGAATATTCCTCGCAACCCGATTCGGTGGACCCATTTGGCCCGTGTGAGTGGTAAAGCCTGAGCTCCCGGGGTTATCTAATagctgaaaacaaaaggaaacgcAAAAGGAAATACGTTCACACAGTAGA containing:
- the TIAM1-AS1 gene encoding LOW QUALITY PROTEIN: uncharacterized protein TIAM1-AS1 (The sequence of the model RefSeq protein was modified relative to this genomic sequence to represent the inferred CDS: deleted 2 bases in 2 codons; substituted 2 bases at 2 genomic stop codons); its protein translation is MRAPRAPGLPSLEASAVRPGESRVXKQRRRGXPGNGEGAPNKAALGGPSASASSGNRSAKLPVTVQRSRWPMTYRERARVGRARARLHISGIGRR